GGCTCATCGCCGCCCCCCCGGTGGACCACCCATAGCAAGTACCCTCCCCTGGAGGGGGAGGGATAGGGAGGGGGAAATAGCGGCTCTTGCAAGCTTCCCCCCTCCCAACCTCCCCCCTCCGGGGGGAGGGGCTCAGACAAAACAAAAGAGGGGACGGTATCTCTACCGTCCCCTCTGGTATTTCTAGCACCGGCCGGGTGAAAAAGGATAATGCCCGTCCCCCCGCCGCTGTGGCCTGTTTATGCCTGTTACCCTTCCTCTTCTTCGCCCAGCGCGATCTCGCGGTAGGCGCGGTCCTCTTCGAAACGCTTGGTCTGTGCCTGCTGCTTCTCCAGGTCCGCCTTGCACTTGACGCAGTGGCGGGCGAAGGGGACGATCTTCAGCCTCCCGATGGGGATTTCTTCCTCGCACTCCTCGCAGATGCCGTACTCGCCTTCTTCCAGACGCAGTAAAGCCTCGTCGATATTACGCAATTTCTCGCGCTCCCGGTCGCCCAGCAGCAGGCCGAGTTCACGGTCGCGCTCGCTGGAGGCCTGGTCATAGATGTCGCCGCTCGGCTCGTTGATCGGTG
This window of the Geomonas agri genome carries:
- a CDS encoding TraR/DksA family transcriptional regulator, with the protein product MTEKPEEMKAMLLKMKEETLKEINKTVKSGSDAPINEPSGDIYDQASSERDRELGLLLGDREREKLRNIDEALLRLEEGEYGICEECEEEIPIGRLKIVPFARHCVKCKADLEKQQAQTKRFEEDRAYREIALGEEEEG